GCGGCGTTCCTCAACGTCTTCGTCGGAGCGAGCGTTATCCTGATCATGCGCACCATCGGATCGCAGGAAAACCGCGCCATCATGGTTGCGGCCGTGATGGCCGGCCAGCTGACCGCAAGCCTGCCCGGCCTGTCCCTGAGCCATGCGCCAGAGTGGAGCGATGTCGGGCTCGTGATCGTCTCCGGCCTCGTGATGGTGTCGGCGCAGTTCCTGATGATCGAGTCTCTCCGTCGCGCGCCGGCATCGAGCGTCGCGCCCATGCAATACACCAAACTCATCTGGGCCCTTCCGGTCGGGCTGTTCATGTTCGGCGACGAGCCGAAGCTGCACGTTCTCGCCGGAGCCGTCGTGGTGATCGGGTCGGTCCTGTATCTCCTCGATCATCAGCGGAGGGCGGACAACAGGGTGGCCCGCCACGAAAGGATCACGTCCAAATGTCCGGAGCCGTCACCACAGCAGGAATGAGAGCTCAGACGAGCATGTCCTGAACAACGAAGAACGGGATGTGCATCACATGCCGGTACGTTTCGCCTGGACGCAGCACGGCGGAGGGGAAATGCGGGACGTTCGGCGCATTCGGATAATTCTGCGTCTCGAGCGCGAAACCGGCATGCCTGTCATAGACGGCGCCGTCCTTGCCGGTGGCCGGAACCTTGCCGAAATGGTTGGCCGTGTAGAATTGAACACCCGGCTGGTTGGTCCAGATCTCCAACCCCCGGCGTGAGACGGGATCGACGGCCCGCGCGGCGCGTCGCAGAGGCCGTCCGTTGTCGTTGAGACAGAAATTGTGATCGTAGCCGGCCTCCGGGAGCTGCGCCGTGTCGTCGATCATCGCACCGATGGGCCGTGCCATCCTGAAATCGAAGGCCGTGCCGGCGACGGGCGCCACCTCGCCGGTCGGAATCTTTCCGGGGCCGACGGGCGTGTAATGGTCGGCGTCGATCAGGAGATGCTGTTCGCGGACATGTCCGGACCCGTGTCCGGCGAGATTCCAGTAACCGTGATAGGCAAGGTTCACGATGGTCGGGCGATCCGTCGTCGCTTCCATGACGATTTCGAGCGCCGGTTGGTCCGTCAGCCTGTACGTGACCGCCGTGGTGACGG
This region of Microvirga mediterraneensis genomic DNA includes:
- a CDS encoding aldose epimerase family protein yields the protein MSIQKYAFGAIDGEPVEAFDIEAGRARATIITYAAALNRLFVPDGDGRQADIVLGYDDPASYVQNRGSAGAICGRYANRIADARFTLDGETYTLSPNEPPNHIHGGFRGFSKRIWTGEADTANKAVRLILKRPDGDEGYPGAVTTAVTYRLTDQPALEIVMEATTDRPTIVNLAYHGYWNLAGHGSGHVREQHLLIDADHYTPVGPGKIPTGEVAPVAGTAFDFRMARPIGAMIDDTAQLPEAGYDHNFCLNDNGRPLRRAARAVDPVSRRGLEIWTNQPGVQFYTANHFGKVPATGKDGAVYDRHAGFALETQNYPNAPNVPHFPSAVLRPGETYRHVMHIPFFVVQDMLV
- a CDS encoding EamA family transporter — encoded protein: MTRLTGVLFAIAANGLFATSDTLVKLLSLHYPIFQIIAMQASVACVVVGIVIWRDKAYRLSAVRNPKMLIGRGFLAGVGTVSGFYAFSLLPLADVYAITFGSPLVVTVAAAWLLGERTGPARWVAILVGFSGILVMVQPGYAALSPGHLAAFLNVFVGASVILIMRTIGSQENRAIMVAAVMAGQLTASLPGLSLSHAPEWSDVGLVIVSGLVMVSAQFLMIESLRRAPASSVAPMQYTKLIWALPVGLFMFGDEPKLHVLAGAVVVIGSVLYLLDHQRRADNRVARHERITSKCPEPSPQQE